In Chaetodon trifascialis isolate fChaTrf1 chromosome 2, fChaTrf1.hap1, whole genome shotgun sequence, one DNA window encodes the following:
- the LOC139348261 gene encoding uncharacterized protein: MKCAAAAVVLLSLLSVGRSAPLSDCDSLVKPITISSEDMLGKWLYIGGSSDLPGSRSLGRLLSSVWLNITATTQSNILNIVQTQRTYDTCSSLVYNVTFENSTLIIDHSFYLKEVYLPTDCSDCLAVHEEITSGKDTFISFLLFSRGKSVSAAAVEMFKRQAECLQMPSPIMIDPNYEICPDDILPSEGLSVLNNLLEMKMVHRVGRFLDSIFDMFMN; encoded by the exons ATgaagtgtgctgctgctgctgttgtgctgctgagTCTTCTCTCAGTGGGACGCTCTGCTCCTCTGAGCGACTGTGACAGTCTGGTAAAACCGATAACTATCAGCAGTGAAGAC ATGCTGGGAAAGTGGCTGTACATCGGCGGGAGCTCTGACTTGCCAGGCAGCCGCTCCCTGGGCCGTCTGCTGTCCAGTGTCTGGCTGAATATCACAGCCACCACCCAGAGCAACATCCTCAATATCGTCCAGACTCAGAGAAC ATATGACACCTGTTCCAGCCTTGTATACAATGTGACCTTTGAAAACAGCACACTGATAATCG ACCACAGTTTCTATCTGAAGGAGGTCTACCTGCCGACCGACTGCTCTGACTGTCTGGCTGTCCATGAAGAAATTACCTCTGGCAAAGACACCTTCatcagttttctgcttttca GCAGGGGAAAGAGcgtctcagctgctgctgtggagatgTTCAAGAGGCAAGCAGAGTGTCTGCAGATGCCGTCGCCCATAATGATAGACCCAAACTACG AAATCTGCCCGGACGACATCTTGCCCTCCGAGGGGCTCAGCGTTCTCAACAACTTATTAGAGATGAAGATGGTCCACCGAGTTGGAAGATTCCTGGATAGTATTTTTGATATGTTCATGAACTGA